GGCAATCGCCATTCTTCTACTTTGGGTTTTGGTGTTCGAGTCTAaaaggtaatattatattgtaattacacTCCTCGCTGCTACataactcaaataaaaataaaaattaacgttATAGTGCTTCCAATTCGAAATACAAAGTCAATTACTTACCAAGATATTTGTGCATTATCTTTAATTGTAagtcaaaatacatttaaataattttatgaaaagtaTAATCGAGcgcagtaaaataataaacaaaatatttgtgataaacTTAGATACTTAAAATTATGCTTAACATAAAAGTGTTTAATTTTACAGTCGCTCTACGTGTTGATAAAGATTTATATGAATTCAAACTTACCCATGGCACGCTAGCAAAAGTATAGAAAGTAACAATATCTTTCGAGCATGAGATTTTGTCCAATTTGTCTGCCGCGTAGGGCCGGTGGTAGAGTCGGTTGGAGGTTAAGTACGGATCTAAGTACTTTTCATAGCCATCGTATGTCGTATCCAGAGGCTCTATTTCGTTATGCCAACTTTGCTCTATTGCAAGCTAGATGAAAACGAAATTATTGGTTCTTGTTAAAATATCTGACATTATTTCTACGCAGCGTGTAGTTCAgcttgtatatattattttgtttcttggtaaattataatagatagaGAAGTCTTCTATCATGTTACTGTTGATTTTTGTATGGATTTGCTAATGATCGCAGCTCCGCCGGCGTTACTCATTCCCAGAATAAAATAGCTTATAGGACTGAGATTATCATAATCAGCATCTGATAATTtgatattagtgaaagaattttacaaatcaataaaccaataaatattttagaccaaacgtattttctttataatattagtattatatggATAACAAACCTCTTCAATACACGCTACgcttattttctattacataattaaattccaaataacaaATATGGTGCATAATTcctattatttcaatatttttttcctattatTCGATATCCATAAAGattagttaataatttttactcATTTTGTTAATAGATAAAACTTACACATACTTACAGAATCTAATGGCAATGTAGTAGGATGTTTGAACTGATCCTTGTCTGTGACCAACCTTGGGTAAACATCTGGGGCCGTGTAACACCTCTGCATCTCTGTTTTGGCGTGCGCTGAACTTCTTGGGGGCTGGTCTGCCGtctattaaatacttttatggaTATTATTTGGTTGTATTTATTGATAAGAAAGTTATTAAGGTATTATGAGCTGTGTTTTTTTTCTCATTAGATTTTGCTCACGGAtctgtattaataatatcagccctgtattatatgtatactgtcccactgctggacacgggcctcatCTTCTAATTAAAGGGATTAcgccctagtccaccacgctagcctagtgcggattggtagacttcacacaccctcaaaattctcatagagaacttctcaggtatgcaggattcctcacgatttCAGGTATGCCTTCACccttaaagtaagcgataattcacatagaatacaaacataatttttagaaaagtctgaggcgCAGATATTCggctcggtagtccgttccacacccaactaggctgtcgctgctatgaaaatttgtataaaagtatGTTCGAAGCAGAGAGTTCCAAGAATATAACTGTACAGTGTCTTTGATtccaacatattttttgtataattacctacttagttataaaaaatcaatcaataaagCCATACCCGTCTGCTTGGAGGGATAGATGTAAAAAGGTTTTCCGGTACAAGATGTGTGTTTGTTAAACCTCTTAGTTTCTGGCAGTTTAAAATCCATGGTCAATTTGGTTTTGAGATTGCGTCAACTCCTTGGTTACATTGTAGTCACGTAAATAGTTCTTCATTTCTTCAAGTGGTTCTACCTGATAGGGTTGACAGATAATTAGTAAATGGCCGTCTGTTGAATGTAAATTCAAGGTGCAAAACAAGTATgcgaattgaaataaaactattttacggattttgtcgGGGTTTTTCACCGGACCGtgacatgaaggctgcaaagtcttcgaaacgtcgcaagaaaattataaaataccgcgataaaatccgtagatagttttattacaatgtctaacattcgcgtaaacataagagatCATCTTGCAGACTATGctaattattcaaatttgtagACAGTAATCGTTGTGGAATAattacgaataataataatgctaaCATAACTTTATTGAAAATCATAGTTATTAGTTATATTGTATTCTAGGTGGTAATTGGTATACTAAACTCGGGGGACGATAATTATCTTTGGCGAACTGCGTGAAGCTACCGAGATTTTAATACAGGGGTACTGAatgagttaataaataaattgtattagaaGATTTACGTATCGTTCACGCCATCTCTACTTTGTTTAAGGCGCTATATTCCCATTAATAAGAGTGTTTTATGAAAAACTTGATTTCATATCCCAGTTTAATTGCAAATAGGAATTTCTGACGCATTCAGCGACATCTACTTTACTCTTATAGTCTTTAGACGGCTGTACGGTCGGTGTCAGccatttctttattttgattattttcaaaacagagCAGAGTACcgccaaatatttttaccaaatacAGGAACAATGTAAAATAAGGTGGTAAAGGACAccgttttttaatttcactaaCCTTTTTgagcaataattaaatttcaagaaATGGCTAATGATTAATAGAATGAAGCGACGTCTCTGTGCAGTTATAAaggtagaatataatattagatttttaattaaacatggtGATGAAGTATAATAGTGATGAACAATGTCTGATAAGACTTACATTCGTTTTATGACTTCTGGTTGATCTCGCCATCGATGCCCTATAGTTTCACTGGAAAATCCTGTTTCGGGAAATTTCCTAACTGGATAATTAAGATGTACTAGATCCCAGTGAATTCTGGGTATTTTTTTGGGATAATCTGCTtgcattttgacttttattactattaactatACTAACACTATATTATACTAACAACCTACAAGCTAATTTGTTCTATGTTTCGACATTCGTGTAGTACCTTGGGCAACCACATCAGtgttattatatcaataaaacttgGTCCCTTAGCAATCATGGTTTCGGAAagctttaataaaatgttaagtcttttttttgctttataatgAGTATGATCATTAAAAgccttttcaataaacgaccccaTTTCCAATATTCAATccgatttcaaaaataaacgAATCAAAACAAGTCATTTGTAAGGATGTCTAAAATCTTTATTCCGATTCATCACTTTTTGAgttagatcgaaaaaagcgataataattaaaaatggcggtaaatcaATAGAACTTGGTACCTTAGCAACAGTGGTTATGGGATAGCTTTGTAAAggtgttatgtattttttataatatgggttttgatttcttttagatactgttattaattaaatatagaccACAGTAATATTTCAGCACTTATGACACTATGCGGCGTGTACCACATAAAAGTAAATGAAGCTTGAGGGTGATGCTAAAGTATTGGAAATACGACCTGGTACTATACATATTGGTTTAGCCTGGTACGGTTCAGTTATAAAAATCAGAGTATTGCAAAATAGTGCACCTTCCTTTAAAGGTCTTGTATTTATACTACTTCGACACCACATTTCAAGTACacaggtatgcagaggcgcaattagggcatccacttttcgccctagggcacccacttttcgcctttCTTTTCTTTTCGCATTTcaagtatgttttatataataaatattaatggaatCCAATGACTTTGTATTGGTATTTAAAAGGTTTCTGTGCAATGATTGTTATTTATCCATTTACAACTAAGGCGCCTCGTACACGGTagttataatgtataatgtataggTATTAATGTACTACATTACATCCTAagattatatgtatatttcccTTCATGCCAGTGGTATATGTTTCGATTGACCCATGTGTATCAAGATATACttgtagttatattttcatatcgtTCGGTATCTTAACATATATCACGATGTAGAAATATTCATTAAAGCTATCGCGTGTGGTCTCCTGTCgatttgtatgtatattatatagtgCTATAATATACATCTTGACATTCCAACTGCCGTATGTGATGCACTTAAAAATACACGACTCGCTCATGTTAATAATAAGTTAGTCGAAATGTAGGTAGTGTTtggtgtttattaatttaatggtaccgggtttatattgattttatagtcATTGCACACCTTTGCGTTATGTCAACTATTGAGTTATGTAGACCCACACTAATTACAACTTGTAACAGATAGGCGACGATCCTAAAACACATAGTTTCATTAGGGTTGTCACGTGTtccttaaattaatatttttaaaatgatatttctaaTTGTAAATGGCAAATACAGTTAATAAGGTCAATAAAAAACTCAAATTTATGTTTggtaaaaattcttttacttgCGAAATGactgaaaatattatcaaaacacAATATACGTGTTACTTAACTAACGTTATTACAAATATGCAATAAATACAATTGATGCGCACACCCTGACATATTCGGTTACTTTGTTTGCCTTTATGAGGGGGGGCTTTACAGCAGGCAAACTACGGAAGGAAAGGAAGATATGAGAAGATAATATAAGATTAAATCAATTACATATCGAAAATAGGTTATGTGATTAACAAACTGTCAAACTGACATTCCACGCGCAACTACAGAGGCACGATGTCATGTACTTTATTcacaaattcaatattattttcgcaacaattttgttttatgtttcacTATCGACATTCAATAGATAGAAAAACACACAGTTTTGGGTAAAGACTAGAAAAATATTGTCCCACTAATATTAAGGCAAAGTTTATAGATTTGAATACGTTTGTAAAGAATGAATAAGTTGTAGCAGAGTTAGAGAACGCTtacattttgatcattttgaatttattatttaataatgcaaAATTGGTGAGTACATTAATCGCCCGCTACAACTTATCCACAGTGTtaacattgtttaaatattgGACTTAagattacatataaataaattatattaaaaacgccTCTAcgaatatacaaaatcaatatcTTAACATATAACTAATACAAATTACATCACAGTTCATAAAAGTTAGTAAAAGCTAAAATATCGATACATCGAAATTAATTAGCACTAGAAAATTTTAGcgaaaatactaaaaactaaaacgtTAATTTGGTGAGTTCATTTAGCGTACAATTTTAGGAACATATACAAACACACACCGGGAAAAAATCAATCACCTTTATAAGGCAGTCcaatatgtttacatttttatatctaaacgTATCGAAAGAAATAGAAAATGGTAAACATTCCTTACCGTTAAATCACAATTCATGCAAAATCTCAAAATGAAAACAGCACACGCAATACAGCTATCATAGTTCTATGATCCCTTCTCCAATGCAGGAAGAATTAGTACCATTATTCTTCCTCGCATACCCTCCTTGCCAGAACATTCCATTAAACTCACACGTCATgagaaaaatgtacaaaaatggAGGCGAAAAACCTTAAATACTCAGTCAAATTACCTTATAATAAAGGTACTAATTTCAATTTTGTAGAATAAAAAGTTACGTTATAGAATACATGTTGAGGGTTTGAGTACACGTAGCGACTCTTAAAATACTGCTTAATAATGGTTACTTAATAGAGATACGTCAAGAACATTAAGCATTGAACGCAAGTAATATCGTAgaaaatatcactttattttattgtttattgtgataaaaatataggtattttcCAATGTCTTTTTACTCAACGACACTTTATAACGCGTATTCTTGTCTATGGGTACGACAGTAAAGCTTGTTGCGGCCAAGCTATTTTGGCATCTATCCTTCTGTAGGCTAAGGTAAAGTTTTGACCGCTCTTCTCCGACATCACTTCTTGAGGACAGTCATTCTCGTTTAACATTGTttctgtaaacaaaataaatcatttattttatctttttataactattatgaGTTAGATGAGTTCCTATTTAACTAGACAAATGTTTATGTACAGTTATGTCTAcgtaaatatacttttatttttatctgtgtTCCTATTGCTTACCTTATCTTATTAATCACTTTGTTTGTATATCAttaaagagatttttattttcggGGCTAGAATATTTACATACCTTAGAGCCGGTTttacgggaatataaccttatatactacataataaggttatttttccgtgacacgcgtaatgtcatgtagctgtcatgtttgccggcaaacatttcGATGCTTTAATAGTCAACTTAAAATAGACAAGTTTTGGTCGGGCCGTACCGGCACTATATGACTCTAAATGGTCTCACCGTGTCGGACATACCCGGCTATATAATTCTAAATGGTCTCACCGTGTCCGTCGTGCAGCGCGAAGAGCGCGTAGTCCTGCGGGTTGGTGatgtgcgcggcgtgcgcgagcGCGCGGCACAGGTCGCGCGCGCGCGCGCCGGGGCAACACGGCACGGGCACGTGGCGGATGTTGCCGCGGCACTCGTCCGGCAGCACCACGCGCACCAcggccgcgcccgcgcccgcgcccgcacGCCCGCTGATCCGACGAGCCGCGCCGCCACTGCACATACcactacattttattgtttttcacgTTCAATGCATTTTAGGAAGGTAATTCTTATCGAAATGGGACAGGaatttcaaatacaataaatatatataagaagCGATAGAAGGCgacaaaaatattgtgtttggCCGGTCAGACAGATTTCATACTATATGACTAAGGACATGGTTAAATTATGTTCTACTGGACTATTTAGAGAATCATATTTTACTAGAAAAAATATCGAAATGTATTGTAATTCtgaataatgattataatgtgATTGGAAACTGCTCAATATTGACCTGCACGCTTACCGGAGTGGCGGTATCTGCTCCGGGTTCTGGCACCAATCTCTTAAGCACAGCTACAGCCGAGAACAGCGCTGTCAGGTAGTATCCGCCCTCGCCGGCCAGGAGCGCGGGAGGGAGTAGACCAACCATCAGTTCAGCCTCCAGCTCAGCGCACACTAGTCGGCACCGCGCTACTGTCCACGCCAGTACTGGCAACAAGTCGTCTGCCCCGAGACTGCGCTCGCCACGAATCTGAAACGTAAacgaaaaattacaatttaaattacaatttccgTTGCAAATATTCCGAACAAAATAGGcagtttttttatctttaaagctTAGGAATAAAGCGTATTGGGCATTATCTTTACAAATGAGGATAGATCATAGAATTAACTTACCGCATTAAACATAACAGATATGGCTGCCAACAGATTCTCCAGCTTGTCCAGCGGAGAGTCCGCTTCTTGCATCTTGAGGAAATGTTTTGAGATTACTGCTAATACAGCTGAAGAAGGTACTTTAGTAGTTTCCTATAAAGAAATAGTACAGCCAGAATTAACAATACATCCTAATGTTAATTATGGGTATCTCTTATGGATGATATGAACACGATTAAACACCTTAATGTAGTTAAAATAGAATCGGGGtcgtatctataaaaaaaatatgattatatatgTTCATCAAATTATCTAATTGTCAATGGTATGGAATTTTTCATAGTCATTGAAttacagcaaatatttttttaaggggaAAATTGAAGATGTTCTTCAACAAAAGCAGCATAAAGGTAACTAGATACGTATTTTAGAATATGTAGTTAGTAGTtaacagtagtagaggaggcccgtgcccaacagtgggacagtatatagtatagggctgatattattattattatagttgacAGTACGTTGGGCATTGAGTGTTGTGCAGTACCTTGACGCCGAGCTGCAGCGGCGTGGCGTGCGCAGCGCGCTCGAGCGCGGCGTGCAGGCGGCGCACGTCGCGCGCGTGCCACGCCGCCAGCCGCGCGTACAGCCGCGCGCGCAGCGGCACCACCACCACGCGGTGCATCACGCCCTCCAGGATCGCGTCCAGGTTCAGGAACTCCGTCGGCTTCAGCTATACCACAACAAACAATTATGGAGCTTTAGGCGTGTCaactttttattcaaaaaaatatatatttgggaAATGGGTCAGCTCGCaagtagttaaaatattttacttttaagaaaaaattagTATAGGTCGCTTTGTGTGATAAGTGCGGTACCTTCAGTCTTTCTTTTTCAACTTCCTTCTCGAACTCCCTCTCGCCGTGCTTCACGAGATAGTTCTTCATACCGGACATGAATTGTCTCATATTGCGCATCATCACCTGcaataacattatgttttaattctgGTTTAAATTAAGTCCAAGACACTTAATATCTGAGATGATTCACAATTCACAATTACATATACGAATACGAACCTGCGGACATGTTTCTTTGGAATCCAGCGTGCACGCAATAAAGTTGTCTATGTTCTGCGCAAACGTCGTACTCTTGTCTTGCGCGAGATGCAGTGCGTACGCGCGGAtggctgcgccggcgccgcgtgTACTGCGTCCGCCACGGAGCGCGCGAACTCGCCCGGCCGCTGGAAATATCTCTCGTTAATTAATTCTCTTCAATTAACTAGATACACAGTCTTACATTGAATAAACATTTGATTAGATGAGACGCAACGTCACTTCATTcatatattgcaaatattattattataatctgcaAACTTATGTTCCCGTTCAAAGGAAACTTATCTTAACACGTGGCTGTTATGTTACTTTATAAAGGTAATTCAACAACATAATTGTATCATGCACCTAACTGAATTAGTTATTAAAATCTAACGTTAGGCATATTGTAGTCACAATGACGACGAaccttgaatattttaaaaataaatattggtttaagtATATCAGTTCATTAACACGAAGATAGCGCTCAACAGTTGAGAACCAATTCCGACATAAGGAACTGAGCAAATCAATTATGTCCCCTTTGACATCGCACGCTTCGTTCACGGGATTAACGTACGCTATGACTTAATTATCATCAAACGATGTAATGTGAGATTTATGACAACTGGTGGTTTCGTTGTCGACTGATAAGAGACACACCCTATACTGTGAAAAAAGTCAAAGTGCAATATATaccaatatatatataatataacaatgacacatttttttacattttttgctGTTGACAGCCCGATTTACGCAGAATACGCTCACAATATCTTAAGGTTTGGCAGCCAGACTTTTGGgttcagttttaatttaatttataataggatcccaggcttgtccAACctgaaatttgtatatatttttatcttaatagcctcgcgaatcaatACGGATAAAACACTATATAATGCAGGACATGATCTatgtgccaaattccatccaaatcggTTCTacggtttttgcgtttacttttaacaaacatcttaattttgttacaaacattcgcataaataatatttccaaaaataaaacaatgtataactttcataaattttacGCGGGAAAGCGGGAAAGCCGAGAGAATCTTCGTTTGAATTTTTAACATTGACCGTCAACAAACAATGAAGAATTTAAACTGATGGCTATAAAAGCATGGAAGTTTGCATGTTAAGTCCTTTTTAGATAAATATAGGTAAGTGGGCAgtcaaaaatatttcgaataattTCGAATAAACTCTAAAATCAATAGAAATGATAAAACAATGTATTAGAGtgagtttaaaattgtattacctacataaataattgttagtGGAGTCTGAGAAAATATTAGGACGTGTGCAAGTCTTAGGCTTCGATCTAGATTTCTtgataaaacagttttttatctTGCGcacaatacatttaaatattttcttaacacCGTTAACAAAGCACTGAAACATATTTTGTGGCGGTCTTTTCACTTTCCTATGCCATTTACTTTCATGGCAATGGCAATTCGGCGATTTAGCTATAATTTCCGCTCGTTTTTTGTTCAAGTTCGAATCTGCAACCGTCTTGCATAAAGCTGTCAAAGTATCCGTCCTGGTCAGATGTCTTTGGAACCTCGGCTCGGAGAATTGGTCCGGAGTGACCAACACCCACTCACTTTCACATACAAATTCATCTAGCGTATCTCCGCGGAAGTTTCTTATCGTTGTTAGAGCATATATCTCTCTAGGCTCTGTCTGGACAACTTCCAACGCTTCCGTGGCTATCGAGCATCCGTCTTCTGCTTCCTTGAATATATTCAAGTAATCAAATTTGTTAATCCACTCATCCTTGCTGGATCCCGCCGTATCCTCAGTCCGTTTCTCGCACTTTCCTCGGAACAACTTTTTGAACCACATCATGGCTGATCACTTTGCGGTTTTTCCCCGCGTGAACGAAAGATTTAAAACGATAGTTTCTCATTCAAACGATAGAGATCGCGAACGCAATGCTTTCCCAACAAGCGTCGGATAGCGAATGCGGGAAACGATGCATCCAAGTGTCTGTGACTAAGAAATTCACGGCACGCGTAGACTTTTGCCCTTtaaccataattattttatttacaatactaaTGCAGCGATAGATAACAAATGTGCGCCGCGGTCCTATTGTGTGTGTTCTacttagttaattaatttgataatgatGTGtcataaattgattataatggTATCCGCATGTGCATTGTACGCAGAGCGCTCGCAAATTGCACAGATGATAAACGAATTGGGACGCTCATTGtgaattatataaatgcaaaCAACAAAATTGGGTGATATAGCAAACCAATATTTAGCTCCACTCTAATTACTTGCAATGAATAAAGACTGTATGAACTAAACAACTGTGCCTTCGCATTTTATATGAGATCTTATctttacaacaaaaatacaaatacatcagTATAAAGATCTTAGTAATCACGTGTAACATGTTTGCGTAA
The window above is part of the Manduca sexta isolate Smith_Timp_Sample1 unplaced genomic scaffold, JHU_Msex_v1.0 HiC_scaffold_3347, whole genome shotgun sequence genome. Proteins encoded here:
- the LOC119192908 gene encoding uncharacterized protein LOC119192908 isoform X1, which encodes MMWFKKLFRGKCEKRTEDTAGSSKDEWINKFDYLNIFKEAEDGCSIATEALEVVQTEPREIYALTTIRNFRGDTLDEFVCESEWVLVTPDQFSEPRFQRHLTRTDTLTALCKTVADSNLNKKRAEIIAKSPNCHCHESKWHRKVKRPPQNMFQCFVNGVKKIFKCIVRKIKNCFIKKSRSKPKTCTRPNIFSDSTNNYLSAGRVRALRGGRSTRGAGAAIRAYALHLAQDKSTTFAQNIDNFIACTLDSKETCPQVMMRNMRQFMSGMKNYLVKHGEREFEKEVEKERLKLKPTEFLNLDAILEGVMHRVVVVPLRARLYARLAAWHARDVRRLHAALERAAHATPLQLGVKETTKVPSSAVLAVISKHFLKMQEADSPLDKLENLLAAISVMFNAIRGERSLGADDLLPVLAWTVARCRLVCAELEAELMVGLLPPALLAGEGGYYLTALFSAVAVLKRLVPEPGADTATPWYVQWRRGSSDQRACGRGRGRGRGARGAAGRVPRQHPPRARAVLPRRARARPVPRARARRAHHQPAGLRALRAARRTRNNVKRE
- the LOC119192908 gene encoding uncharacterized protein LOC119192908 isoform X2 → MMWFKKLFRGKCEKRTEDTAGSSKDEWINKFDYLNIFKEAEDGCSIATEALEVVQTEPREIYALTTIRNFRGDTLDEFVCESEWVLVTPDQFSEPRFQRHLTRTDTLTALCKTVADSNLNKKRAEIIAKSPNCHCHESKWHRKVKRPPQNMFQCFVNGVKKIFKCIVRKIKNCFIKKSRSKPKTCTRPNIFSDSTNNYLSAGRVRALRGGRSTRGAGAAIRAYALHLAQDKSTTFAQNIDNFIACTLDSKETCPQVMMRNMRQFMSGMKNYLVKHGEREFEKEVEKERLKLKPTEFLNLDAILEGVMHRVVVVPLRARLYARLAAWHARDVRRLHAALERAAHATPLQLGVKETTKVPSSAVLAVISKHFLKMQEADSPLDKLENLLAAISVMFNAIRGERSLGADDLLPVLAWTVARCRLVCAELEAELMVGLLPPALLAGEGGYYLTALFSAVAVLKRLVPEPGADTATPWRRGSSDQRACGRGRGRGRGARGAAGRVPRQHPPRARAVLPRRARARPVPRARARRAHHQPAGLRALRAARRTRNNVKRE